The Candidatus Cloacimonadota bacterium genomic sequence CAGCCTGGCCAGGGCCATCGATGGCAACCAGATGTTCGTCATCCCCAAACCTCTGCAGATCGAAGAACTGGAACAACTGCTCATGGACTACGGGCTGATGGAGGCGTAGGAGGGCCGGTAGGCCCTCAGGCCTCAGGCTGTAGGCTGTTAGGCTTTCAGGCTGTAGGAAAAACAGCGGGTTAAGATGACTTTTGCAAAAAAGCTCAGCCCCTGCAGCTTCCACCCCTACAGCCTAAACCCCTACAGCCTAAACACCTGAATCCTGCAGCCTAAACCCCTGCGACCCAAACCCCAACAACCTGACCCCTGCGACTAAACAACTCAACAACTAACCAGCCAAGGAGCTCCAAATGTTGACAATGATTCGCGCCATCATCCGACCTGAAAAAGCAGACGCCGTTCTTGCCGCCCTGATGGATGCGGGATTCCCCGCAGTCACTAAATACTCGGTTGCCGGCCGCGGCAAGCAGCGCGGCATCAAAATCGGCGAGGTGACCTACGACGAAATCCCCAAAACCATGCTGATGAGCGTCATTCAGGAAGAGGACAAAGATTTCGTCATCAACACCATCATGAACACCGCCCGCTCCGGCACCAAAGGCGCCTTCGGCGACGGCAAGATCTTTCTCAGCGAAGTGGAATGCGCCTACACCATCAGCTCCGGCGTCAAGGAAGGAGCAGTGGAGGTTCCGGCATGAAAGAGGTGATCGCCATTGTGCGCATGAACATGATGAACCAGACCAAGAAGGCGTTGACCGAGGCCGGAGTGGATGCGTTTTTCGCCCATGAAGCCAACGGCAGAGGGGTGGGTTTTATCAATACCCACATCCTGGCCGGCGCCGAGGATGGTTATGAAGAGGCAGCTTCTCTCCTGGGGGAGAAAGGCAAACTGTATCCCAAACGGGTGGTCACCATTGTGGTGGAAGACGATTTTGTCGACACCGTGGTTGACTCCATTATCAGCGTCAACAAGACCGGAAAGCCGGGCGACGGCAAAATTTTCGTCCTGCCGCTCAAAGACGCCGTCCGCGTACGCACGGGCGAATCCGGTACGAAATCAATAGTCTGAGCGCCCAAGGAGAGTCACATGGCAACTG encodes the following:
- the nifH gene encoding nitrogenase reductase (nitrogenase iron protein; nitrogenase component 2; with component 1, an molybdenum-iron protein, catalyzes the fixation of nitrogen to ammonia; nitrogen reductase provides electrons to the nitrogenase complex; in R. etli there are three essentially identical copies of nifH which are actively expressed during symbiosis) → SLARAIDGNQMFVIPKPLQIEELEQLLMDYGLMEA
- a CDS encoding P-II family nitrogen regulator, whose product is MLTMIRAIIRPEKADAVLAALMDAGFPAVTKYSVAGRGKQRGIKIGEVTYDEIPKTMLMSVIQEEDKDFVINTIMNTARSGTKGAFGDGKIFLSEVECAYTISSGVKEGAVEVPA
- a CDS encoding P-II family nitrogen regulator gives rise to the protein MKEVIAIVRMNMMNQTKKALTEAGVDAFFAHEANGRGVGFINTHILAGAEDGYEEAASLLGEKGKLYPKRVVTIVVEDDFVDTVVDSIISVNKTGKPGDGKIFVLPLKDAVRVRTGESGTKSIV